CTGAATCAGGAAGATCGCACCGCGGGCTGCACCGGCACCCGCCCTGCGGATCATGGTGACGTCCTGCGCCGCGACTCCAGGCGCTCGAGAGCGCGCTGCAACTGCTGCTCCAACCGCGACGACACCGCGTCGCTGCTGCCGGCGCGGGCCCGGATCACCACGAGGTCCGTGGCGTCCAGGTGCGGTAAGACGGCGGTTCGGGCGGCATGACGAAGCCGCCGAGACACCCGATGGCGTTCGACGGCGTTACCGACGGCTTTGGACACGATCAGGCCGACCCGCGGGCCGGTTGCGTCCGTTCCATCGTGTAGTGCGTGCACGACAACATCAGGTTGAACCGCACGCACGCCACGACTGACGGTGGCACTGAACTCCGCGGACCGCCTCATCCGGTTTCGAGCCGGAAGCACCGCGCTAGATCCTGCCTGAGAGCCGCAGTATCACGCAGTGAGTGCGCGACGGCCCTTGCTACGACGGTTGGCGACGA
The window above is part of the Mycolicibacterium fortuitum subsp. fortuitum genome. Proteins encoded here:
- the rnpA gene encoding ribonuclease P protein component; this encodes MLPARNRMRRSAEFSATVSRGVRAVQPDVVVHALHDGTDATGPRVGLIVSKAVGNAVERHRVSRRLRHAARTAVLPHLDATDLVVIRARAGSSDAVSSRLEQQLQRALERLESRRRTSP